A region of the Brienomyrus brachyistius isolate T26 chromosome 10, BBRACH_0.4, whole genome shotgun sequence genome:
ttgctggttcacgtCCCAgtgtcggcagagtgatgtcacttttgggctcctgagtgaggcccttaactccaGGGACCGGCTGACTCTGCTTTCTCACACACAAgacactttggataaaaattattggttaaaaaatgaaatgtgaTTGTTTCAGGTGTATGACAACGTGCCTTACACTAAGCACCTCCCGGTGGAGCGATACAAGCCTGTGACCCAGACTGCTACGCCCCCCCTGGGCCGGTCCTCCGTGGGATATGCCCCATATTCCCCCTCCCCGTACCATCTGGGGTCTCCGTATGCCGGGGAAGCCCCGGTTGCTGGCCCCCAGCAGGAGTACCCCTACTCCCCCCCACCAAGGCAGTACCCCCAGCCCGTGCCGGCCTCCTACAGCACTGCCTCTACCCCCATGGGCCCTCGCTTCAGCGTACAGGTCAGGACAGCGCAGCCGGTGACCTACTCACAGCCGGGCCAGCACGCCGAGCAGGCCTATGCCCCCCCCTCCGCCTCGGCCACAGGACACCCCACACTCCTACCCTGAAGCTACCCCAGGACAGGCACCTTGGTACCCCATCTCATCCCGGGAACAAGAGGCTGGGGGTGTCTACAAAGGGGGTGCTGTTGGTACAGGCCCCCGGTCCAGCCAGGGATCTCTGCCAAAGAGGAGCACTGACGTAcagcccccaacccccagccACGGCCCCACCTACCCCGCTGGCAAGGTGAGGTTTAACATACCACTTATATCAGCTATGCACCAGCCTAAAAACAAATGTAAGAACATTTTCATGCAGTATAGAGCTATAGTCCATTTTTGACAGCTTTTACCTCCAACCACTAGGGGGCTGTACCAAGGCCAGAAGAGGAGCTGGAGAGGTTGACTAAGAAACTGGTGTACGACATGAACCACCCCCACACTGAGGAGTATTTTGGTATGCCCCACGTGAGCCCCCTGGTTACTAATAGAGGATTGAATAGCATGGGTTCGGATTTGTGGCGGGGTCGATGACACGCTTGCATCCTCTTGGGGTCATACTCAGGACGCTGTGCACGATGCGGCAACAACGTGCTGGGCGACGGCAGCGGCTGTGTGGCTATGGAGCAGGTCTTCCACGTCGACTGCTTCACCTGCATCACATGCCACACCCGCCTGCGCGGGCAGCCCTTCTACGCGCTGGACAAGAAGAGCTACTGCGAAAGCTGCTATATCGTGAGTACCCCCTCCCCTTCGTGGTTTTCCCCACATTAACATGCTTTTCAGTCTCCCCCCATTGTAATTTGGACTCTTCCAGGTTCATTCTGTGTTTAAAGGCTGTTTCACTTTCCAAACCTTTTTGCTGGGGTGGTGTCTCATTGGTATCCCTCTATATACCTTTATATACATATTCCAGCTTTTCCCTCTTGGGGGCGCCTATCTGTCTGCTTGCTGCATAAGCCATCTTGTGTTCAGTCTTGTTGTTTTACCTCGGTTATTATTCCCTAGTGACGGCCAAATGACGCTTCATGAACCgtctgctgtattttttgaccccactagatggtgctcttggcttACTTTTGAGGCCTGCTTTGAACCCtcttttgaacagagagcaccatctgatggggtttaaaaaatacagcaagtgaTTCATGAAGCCTCCTTTGGCCATtactagtcccccccccccccccccccccatatgcagACGGATGTTTATCTGTATCCCAGTGGCATCGTTTCGTTTCCTCTGTCTCGTTATTTACGATGAGAATCCTGGCCTGCCATTGGCTGTCTATCACCGTGAAGTGTTCTTCAGAACATGATATGGCGGATAACGGCCTGTTCCGCTCCCGTCCCCCCCGTGTCTGCAGAGCACACTGGAGCGCTGCACCAAGTGCTCCCAGCCCATCCTGGACCGCATGCTGCGCGCCATGGGCAAGGCGTACCACCCGCGCTGCTTCACCTGCGTGGTGTGCGGCTGCTGCCTGGACGGCGTGCCCTTCACTGTGGATGCCACGTCGCAGATCCACTGCATTGAGGACTTccacaggttagggttaggaggcgGTGCTGGGTTGGATGTGATGTAACCCTTCAGCGCTTCCATGTACGTGTGTccgctttcctgcctgctgcaggAAGTTCGCCCCGCGGTGCTCAGTGTGCGGTCAGGCCATCATGCCGGAGCCTGGCCAGGAAGAGACCGTGAGGATCGTAGCTCTGGACCGTAGTTTCCACGTCAGCTGCTACATGTGTGAGGTGAGTGAGTGCATGAGCCCTGGGACGTACAGGATGGGGTCTGAGTCAGTCAGTGAGGGTCTCCCCGACTGCCTGGCAGCCTGAATGCTCTCTCTCCAAGAGTGGGCGTgcgtcaaaaaaaaaactgggaaactttatttttaaacccACAAGTGTGGCTGAGCGACAAGGGTATGGTTTATCTGTAACGCGCTCCTACAATACTTATGTTAACATGTCACCTAACATGTTCCTTTGGGGGGTCAATTTGACCCCAGGGTAGACGTGAGATTTAAATTCTGTAATATGTGTTTGTCAGCAGGCCCCTAAATTAtatcaatgattttttttttttttttttatagtttattAGCCTTTATTATCATTACGCAGgataattcactgcataatagTGTGATAGTACTAGTATGTGTTTCATGAGGGGTAATGATAGTGTTACCAGGTCAGGTCACAGCTTCCTGATTTGACTAGAAGCAGGATAAAAAAGGCAGGGGGACAGTGACTTTTGGCTGATTTTCCCACCTCCCCCCCAGGAATGTGGCCTGCTCCTGTCGtcggagggggaggggcggggctgCTACCCGCTGGACGGTCACATCTTGTGCAAGAGCTGCAGCGCCCGCCGGATCCAGGACCTGTCTGCCAAAATCTCCACCGACTGCTAGTGGTGTCCCGACGCCCCCGTTTCAGTCTGATTTAACCTTCCTGCCCGGGAGAAaacggcgccccctgctgaccgAGCATGACCCAGATGTTTGTTTAACTGGGCTGCAAAGACATGCGTGGGCACCAGACCATCTCAGTCATTGTGAGGCACAGCTATTCCACAAGAGCCTGGTCATCACCTCCGGCTGCCTTGCAGTGGCCCTTCTGGTTTGTATATCCAGGACTTATTCTGCAGCCAGCAGGAGGCACTGAAATCTCTCAGTAAGACCCATTTCACATACAAATTTGCAGCCACACTCAAGCAGCTGTTTCATAGATAATCAGTGTCCGCACAGGTAGAAGACCAGAGCTAATATTTTGAGCGACGTAATAGATCTTGGGTACAGCATGGAAAGGATTTTTCATGAAGGAGCAAAAGTTCCCGTGCTGTATGTGGAGAGGTGTCCAGGTTTTAGACGTTAAGTGTGCATCCTGTCACTGTCCCCGGTCGTGTTACTGTAAAGGTGGCTCCCGCGGCTTATGGGATAGGGTACTGTCTGCTGTTGGAATAAAGTCACAGAAAcacctgaagggggggggggctgctaatAATGGACAATGTCCTCTGAGCCCAACATTcatggtttttgtttttcccgTCCATGTGAGTTATATGGCTTCTTAGTCCTGAATTTGGGCTGAATCTCTCTCCTGGAGTGTGAAATGttactggttttttttttaatgctttttttttgtttatcaaAGCTTTTCAGTGGAATCTAGTGGGCGAGGAGCACTTACTGAGCACTGAG
Encoded here:
- the trip6 gene encoding LOW QUALITY PROTEIN: thyroid receptor-interacting protein 6 (The sequence of the model RefSeq protein was modified relative to this genomic sequence to represent the inferred CDS: inserted 2 bases in 1 codon) codes for the protein MSGPTWLPPKTMGSPERPGPHVSQAGSGFYRPPQKVAGESRPRYGAYDQNGSAGGMGARFMAVGPSGVTTFPEDSGSPGFRPLSPKSSDHYYGSKEDRSPWNPHVGPYSSQNRGPDKPGGHLASIDAEIDSLTCMLADLDSHPQNSRTQVYDNVPYTKHLPVERYKPVTQTATPPLGRSSVGYAPYSPSPYHLGSPYAGEAPVAGPQQEYPYSPPPRQYPQPVPASYSTASTPMGPRFSVQVRTAQPVTYSQPGQHAEQAYAPPXPPRPQDTPHSYPEATPGQAPWYPISSREQEAGGVYKGGAVGTGPRSSQGSLPKRSTDVQPPTPSHGPTYPAGKGAVPRPEEELERLTKKLVYDMNHPHTEEYFGRCARCGNNVLGDGSGCVAMEQVFHVDCFTCITCHTRLRGQPFYALDKKSYCESCYISTLERCTKCSQPILDRMLRAMGKAYHPRCFTCVVCGCCLDGVPFTVDATSQIHCIEDFHRKFAPRCSVCGQAIMPEPGQEETVRIVALDRSFHVSCYMCEECGLLLSSEGEGRGCYPLDGHILCKSCSARRIQDLSAKISTDC